A genomic stretch from Deinococcus cellulosilyticus NBRC 106333 = KACC 11606 includes:
- a CDS encoding APC family permease: MPKTRTPLRPQSPFLRWLLQGQTQTIEGPFEAESKAEKHTHPWYQVMCLTGVDYFSTLGYQPGIAALAAGALSPFATLVLVIVTLFGALPMYRRVAEESPHGDGSISMLERLLSFWQEKFLVLILIGFALTGFIITITLSAADATAHIIENPLVPHWMDHPVGLTLVLIGLLGAVFLKGFKEAIGIAIALVALYIGLSAVVVMEGFYEIFKNPQVWTSWQQQIFQSHNWWSIFGTSFLLFPYLALGLSGFETGVLVMPQIKGGPKDTPQNPVGRIQNGKKLLTAAALIMSVMLLCSSLVTTLLIPPQEFQPGGEANGRALAYLAHEHFSTWFATLYDVATILILWFAGSSAMAGLLNIVPRYLPKYGMAPEWTLASRPLVLIFTLIAFVVTIIFKADVNAQAAAYATGVLALMGSAAVATTLSAKHKKQKVLMGFFAVVTLLFAYTIAINLFKDLGGLKIAGFFILLITFTSLISRVFRATELRVTEVTLDEAAQRFVREEARHNHGRIRIIANRKNAGDEREYRLKEAQVRDDTHIPEDDVVLFLEISIDDASDFAHRLDLQGVQVGPHRILRGTSSSVPNALAASLLHIRDETGRIPHIYFGWTEGNPILYLLRFILFGEGDIAPVTREILRKAEPDPQHRPYVHVGG; this comes from the coding sequence ATGCCGAAAACCAGAACCCCTCTTCGTCCTCAATCTCCCTTTCTGCGGTGGCTGCTCCAGGGACAGACACAGACCATCGAAGGCCCTTTCGAAGCCGAAAGCAAAGCTGAAAAACACACCCATCCCTGGTATCAGGTGATGTGCCTGACTGGAGTGGATTATTTTTCCACCCTGGGATACCAGCCCGGGATCGCAGCACTGGCGGCAGGAGCGCTGAGCCCCTTTGCAACACTTGTTCTGGTCATTGTGACTCTCTTTGGCGCACTCCCCATGTACCGCCGTGTGGCTGAAGAGTCTCCTCACGGGGACGGGTCGATCAGCATGCTGGAACGCCTGCTCTCCTTCTGGCAGGAAAAATTCCTGGTGCTGATCCTGATTGGCTTTGCCCTCACTGGCTTCATCATCACCATCACACTCTCTGCCGCCGACGCCACGGCCCACATCATCGAAAACCCACTGGTTCCCCACTGGATGGACCACCCGGTAGGGCTGACCCTGGTCCTGATTGGCCTGCTGGGTGCAGTGTTCCTGAAAGGCTTCAAGGAAGCCATCGGCATTGCCATTGCCCTCGTTGCCCTTTACATCGGCCTGAGTGCCGTGGTGGTGATGGAAGGCTTCTACGAGATCTTCAAAAATCCCCAGGTGTGGACCAGCTGGCAACAACAGATTTTCCAGTCTCACAACTGGTGGTCGATTTTCGGAACCAGTTTCCTGCTGTTTCCCTATCTGGCCCTGGGACTTTCAGGCTTTGAGACCGGCGTGCTGGTGATGCCCCAGATCAAAGGGGGTCCGAAAGACACCCCGCAGAACCCTGTGGGCCGAATCCAGAACGGCAAGAAGCTGCTCACCGCTGCCGCCCTGATCATGAGTGTGATGCTGTTGTGCAGCAGCCTGGTGACCACCCTGCTGATTCCCCCCCAGGAATTCCAGCCTGGAGGAGAAGCCAATGGCCGTGCTCTGGCCTATCTGGCCCACGAACACTTCAGCACCTGGTTTGCCACCCTGTATGACGTTGCCACCATCCTGATTCTGTGGTTCGCTGGATCAAGCGCCATGGCAGGACTCCTGAACATCGTGCCCCGCTACCTGCCCAAATACGGCATGGCCCCCGAATGGACGCTGGCCTCCAGACCTCTGGTCCTGATCTTCACCCTGATTGCCTTCGTGGTCACCATCATTTTCAAAGCAGATGTGAATGCCCAGGCTGCTGCCTACGCCACTGGCGTTCTGGCCCTGATGGGCTCGGCTGCTGTGGCCACCACCTTATCGGCCAAGCACAAGAAGCAGAAGGTGCTCATGGGATTTTTTGCAGTGGTCACCCTGCTTTTTGCATACACCATCGCCATCAACCTCTTCAAGGACCTCGGAGGTCTGAAAATCGCAGGATTCTTCATTTTGCTGATCACCTTCACTTCCCTGATTTCGCGGGTGTTCCGCGCCACCGAATTGCGGGTCACAGAAGTCACCCTGGATGAGGCCGCACAGCGTTTTGTGCGTGAAGAGGCCAGGCACAACCACGGACGCATCCGCATCATCGCCAACCGCAAAAATGCCGGAGATGAACGGGAATACCGCCTGAAAGAAGCCCAGGTGCGGGACGACACCCACATCCCCGAAGACGACGTGGTGCTGTTTCTGGAGATCAGCATTGATGACGCTTCTGACTTCGCACACCGTCTGGATCTGCAGGGTGTGCAGGTGGGACCCCACCGCATCCTCAGGGGCACGAGTTCCAGTGTGCCCAACGCTCTGGCCGCTTCCCTGCTGCACATCCGGGATGAAACAGGCCGCATCCCACACATCTATTTTGGCTGGACCGAAGGCAACCCGATTCTGTACCTGCTGCGCTTCATCCTGTTCGGTGAGGGGGACATTGCACCCGTCACCCGTGAAATCCTGCGCAAGGCGGAACCCGATCCGCAACACCGACCTTACGTTCACGTGGGGGGATAA